A genomic window from Sulfurospirillum diekertiae includes:
- a CDS encoding class I SAM-dependent methyltransferase, translating into MKCKICNYPIKLWEDTQLQKRYFYCSNCHGICLDSAYYLTLEKEHSLYNNHRNSLENEGYVKMFEDFLDFFWNDLTCKGKALDFGSGPTPVLSQIMTNRGIHGDYYDKFYQPIKCFEDQTYDLITSTEVFEHLANPNETLKLLAQHLKPDGMIALMTLFHSNDKAHFLTWWYRRDPTHIIFYTPKTLEILARQCGLEVVKTDGKRIAILQKR; encoded by the coding sequence ATGAAATGTAAAATTTGCAATTATCCTATAAAATTATGGGAGGACACCCAACTTCAAAAGCGTTATTTCTACTGTTCAAACTGTCACGGTATTTGCCTTGATTCAGCCTATTATCTTACACTGGAAAAAGAGCATAGTCTCTACAACAATCATCGAAATTCGTTAGAAAATGAAGGTTACGTAAAGATGTTCGAGGATTTTTTAGATTTCTTTTGGAATGATCTTACATGTAAAGGAAAAGCCCTTGATTTTGGTTCTGGACCAACACCCGTTCTGAGCCAAATTATGACCAATAGAGGTATTCACGGCGATTATTATGATAAGTTTTACCAGCCTATAAAATGCTTTGAAGATCAAACCTATGATCTCATTACCTCGACGGAAGTTTTTGAGCACTTAGCTAACCCCAATGAAACATTAAAACTTTTAGCTCAACATCTTAAACCTGATGGCATGATTGCATTAATGACACTTTTTCACAGCAATGATAAAGCTCATTTTTTAACATGGTGGTATCGAAGAGATCCAACACATATTATATTCTATACTCCAAAAACACTTGAAATTTTGGCACGACAGTGTGGGTTAGAAGTTGTGAAAACGGATGGTAAGCGAATAGCGATATTGCAAAAAAGGTAG
- a CDS encoding ABC transporter substrate-binding protein has translation MRKLIGILLFVSLFMLPYFFANTKFEGNVIRLGMSGPFSGGLTSVGNQFLLGAEIYLQNLNDHGGVYGRKIEIIAKDDRYEPKIAIENVDELIKKDKIFALFGIIGTPVAEAIFPIAIEKRIPFVGAYSGAEFLRNPPNPIVLNARASDLDEIEKLVQYYADDLKYKRFALFYQNDSYGRTGLSGVKNALAKRNLVLVGEGSYKRNTLSVGNALYEIELCNPEVILMIGSTTPTAEFIKRARKSQKIRQNIQFGLFSFIEPKPLIDFLHGNGKGITFAQVVPSPWTSEVDEVENYRMLMHKYYPKEELGHVSLEGYFAARMIAEVFKSLGKEFTKEEFIKALGTFSKTLDETAISKNRDERCKCLHRVHLSEYVDDDFYSVGQNDEH, from the coding sequence ATGCGTAAACTCATCGGAATTCTTCTTTTTGTATCTCTTTTTATGTTGCCATACTTCTTTGCCAATACAAAATTTGAAGGCAATGTGATTCGTTTAGGGATGAGTGGACCTTTTAGTGGTGGGCTTACAAGTGTTGGCAATCAATTTTTACTAGGCGCGGAAATCTATCTTCAAAACTTAAATGATCACGGCGGTGTTTATGGAAGAAAGATAGAAATTATCGCTAAAGATGATCGTTATGAACCAAAAATTGCCATTGAAAATGTTGATGAGCTGATTAAAAAAGATAAAATTTTTGCTCTTTTTGGCATTATTGGTACACCCGTAGCTGAGGCTATTTTTCCCATTGCCATTGAAAAGCGGATACCTTTCGTAGGTGCGTATTCGGGAGCAGAATTTCTACGTAATCCTCCTAATCCCATTGTTCTGAATGCCAGAGCCAGTGATCTCGATGAAATTGAAAAGCTCGTACAATATTATGCGGATGATCTTAAATATAAACGTTTTGCACTCTTTTATCAAAATGATAGTTATGGAAGAACGGGTCTTAGTGGTGTCAAAAATGCTCTTGCAAAACGTAATCTTGTACTTGTAGGAGAGGGAAGTTATAAACGTAATACACTCTCTGTTGGAAATGCTTTGTACGAAATAGAGCTATGCAATCCTGAAGTTATTTTGATGATAGGCTCTACGACACCAACAGCTGAGTTTATTAAGCGGGCGCGCAAAAGTCAAAAAATCCGTCAAAATATTCAATTTGGTCTCTTCTCATTTATTGAACCTAAACCGCTGATTGATTTTTTGCATGGCAATGGTAAAGGGATCACTTTCGCACAAGTTGTACCTTCTCCGTGGACATCTGAAGTGGATGAGGTAGAAAATTATCGTATGTTGATGCATAAATATTACCCTAAAGAAGAACTGGGGCATGTCTCATTGGAAGGATATTTTGCAGCGCGTATGATTGCTGAAGTTTTTAAAAGTTTAGGAAAAGAGTTTACAAAAGAAGAGTTTATTAAGGCGTTAGGAACATTTTCAAAAACATTAGACGAAACGGCCATTTCTAAAAATAGAGATGAGCGTTGCAAGTGTTTACATCGAGTCCATTTAAGTGAATATGTCGATGATGATTTTTACTCGGTAGGGCAAAACGATGAACACTAA
- a CDS encoding sensor histidine kinase — protein MNTNPLSDFMGSIDEMTIAKKTTLLFLIMVVGMFFIGSFAHMSINRIKNNFDILYTKRMLPTIRLENLKDIYTVNVLDTIRDIEKGMISAQEGKTVIALAQELIKIELQEYKNSLSIDESDWLIKLARSWGFMDDPRHKPFFKTKEDDILISKIEQKIHTIDGILLKMFNYFETKQSPKAIDILQNELYPSVYSINIDLTGLINLNLDSAKEGYARTEKVYDNTFEWIVVATIGTIAFAALLAIVLLQNIRLLHARLAKMVDAKTYELQQLNRNLELKVQHEVDQSRQKDQIMFRQSRLASMGEMIGNIAHQWRQPLNAIVLIIQSFQMKRLAGIELSDEFIDRQVKEGIALASLMSHTIDDFRNFFKPNKNEEHFSVKDTVEYSLKLVKAYYAKSGIDIFLNCTQDVQISGYPNEFSQVLMNLFSNAKDVLEERNIEEKYIEIIITKQANNAVISVIDNGGGISEEVQDRMFEPYFTTKHKSSGTGIGLYMSKQIIEKQMRGSIIGTNISYVFSNGKRYEKCAIITILVPLDKKEDK, from the coding sequence ATGAACACTAATCCTTTGAGTGATTTTATGGGTAGCATCGATGAGATGACGATTGCGAAAAAGACAACACTTCTTTTTCTCATTATGGTTGTGGGTATGTTTTTTATTGGTAGTTTTGCGCATATGAGTATTAACCGCATTAAAAATAATTTCGATATTTTATACACGAAGCGAATGCTTCCAACCATTCGGCTTGAAAACCTCAAAGATATTTATACCGTTAATGTGTTAGATACGATTCGAGATATTGAAAAAGGCATGATTAGTGCGCAAGAAGGTAAAACAGTGATTGCCCTTGCACAAGAGCTCATTAAAATCGAACTTCAAGAGTATAAAAATAGTTTGAGTATTGACGAAAGTGACTGGCTTATCAAACTAGCGCGCTCATGGGGATTTATGGATGATCCTAGGCATAAACCATTTTTTAAAACTAAAGAGGATGATATTTTAATTTCAAAAATTGAACAAAAAATCCATACGATTGATGGAATTTTGCTCAAAATGTTTAATTATTTTGAAACAAAACAATCGCCAAAAGCAATTGACATATTACAAAATGAACTCTACCCCAGTGTCTATTCGATCAATATTGATCTGACAGGTTTGATCAATCTGAATTTAGACAGTGCGAAAGAGGGGTATGCGCGTACGGAAAAAGTTTATGATAATACATTTGAGTGGATTGTCGTAGCAACGATTGGTACGATTGCTTTTGCGGCACTTTTAGCCATTGTGTTGTTACAAAATATTCGTCTACTTCATGCAAGGCTTGCTAAGATGGTAGATGCTAAAACCTATGAGTTGCAACAGCTTAATCGCAACCTTGAGCTTAAAGTGCAGCATGAAGTGGATCAAAGTCGCCAAAAAGATCAGATCATGTTTCGTCAATCAAGGCTTGCTTCAATGGGTGAGATGATTGGCAATATTGCACATCAGTGGCGTCAACCGCTTAATGCAATTGTACTTATTATTCAAAGCTTTCAGATGAAACGTTTGGCTGGAATCGAATTAAGCGATGAATTTATCGATAGACAGGTCAAAGAAGGCATTGCATTAGCGTCATTGATGTCACATACCATTGATGATTTTCGTAATTTTTTTAAGCCAAATAAAAATGAAGAGCATTTTAGTGTTAAAGACACCGTGGAGTATAGCCTGAAGTTGGTAAAAGCATATTATGCAAAATCAGGTATTGATATTTTTTTAAATTGTACTCAAGATGTACAGATTAGTGGTTATCCCAATGAGTTTTCACAAGTGCTAATGAATCTTTTTTCTAATGCTAAAGATGTTTTAGAAGAGCGAAATATTGAAGAAAAATATATTGAAATCATCATTACAAAACAAGCAAATAACGCAGTAATTAGTGTAATAGATAATGGCGGTGGGATTAGTGAAGAGGTCCAAGATAGAATGTTCGAACCCTATTTTACGACCAAACATAAATCCTCAGGCACAGGTATAGGATTGTACATGTCAAAACAAATTATTGAAAAACAGATGAGAGGCAGTATTATCGGAACGAATATATCGTATGTTTTTAGTAATGGCAAGCGTTACGAAAAATGTGCGATTATAACCATTTTGGTACCACTTGATAAAAAGGAGGATAAATAA
- a CDS encoding response regulator, whose protein sequence is MDFNGLKDCVVLYVEDEKSVQIQTQMILKDFVKEVYIASNGEEGLKIALEKDIDIIVTDILMPVMNGIEMLKKLKNEYHRDIPAIITTAFTETEYLIEAITLKVDGFIMKPINVKDLISTIYSAMLPKLHSKEIQGCSFIIEGLAALIGGKKIEILKYIISHLDDDKIFNGSYQDIIDNIGVSKPTVVHMFQQLIKVGILEKVKN, encoded by the coding sequence ATGGATTTTAATGGATTAAAAGATTGTGTGGTGTTATATGTCGAAGATGAAAAATCAGTGCAAATACAAACGCAGATGATTTTAAAAGATTTTGTCAAAGAAGTATATATAGCATCCAATGGAGAAGAGGGGCTTAAAATTGCGCTTGAAAAAGATATTGATATTATTGTAACAGATATTTTAATGCCTGTGATGAATGGTATTGAGATGCTCAAAAAGCTTAAGAATGAGTACCATCGTGATATTCCAGCGATCATTACAACTGCGTTTACTGAAACAGAATATCTCATTGAGGCGATTACGCTTAAAGTTGATGGATTTATTATGAAACCGATTAATGTTAAAGATTTAATCAGTACTATTTATAGTGCGATGCTCCCTAAATTGCATAGTAAAGAGATTCAAGGGTGTTCTTTTATTATTGAAGGACTTGCCGCTCTTATAGGGGGTAAAAAAATTGAGATTTTAAAATATATCATCAGTCATTTGGATGATGATAAAATCTTTAATGGCTCATACCAAGATATTATTGATAATATCGGTGTAAGCAAGCCTACCGTTGTGCATATGTTTCAGCAACTTATCAAAGTGGGTATTTTGGAAAAAGTGAAAAATTAA
- a CDS encoding peptidylprolyl isomerase: MKKVVLVLFLGMWSALIASEVVFETTQGTIVFALKPEVAPKACENFEGLVKKGYYNGITFHRIIKGFMIQGGDPTGTGRGGESIYGKPFEDEFKPNIVFNKPGILAMANAGRNTNGSQFFITTVPTPHLNGRHTIFGEVVEGMDVVRKLENIATDGRDMPMQPQKILKAYLK; this comes from the coding sequence ATGAAAAAAGTAGTTTTAGTTTTATTCTTAGGGATGTGGAGTGCTCTTATAGCGAGTGAAGTTGTTTTCGAAACAACACAAGGCACGATTGTTTTTGCATTGAAGCCAGAGGTGGCACCAAAAGCATGTGAAAATTTTGAAGGTTTGGTGAAAAAAGGATACTACAATGGTATTACTTTTCATCGCATTATTAAAGGCTTCATGATTCAAGGTGGTGATCCTACGGGAACAGGACGTGGTGGTGAATCCATTTATGGAAAACCATTTGAAGACGAATTTAAACCCAATATTGTATTTAATAAACCAGGAATTTTAGCTATGGCTAATGCTGGTCGCAATACGAATGGAAGCCAATTTTTTATCACAACTGTTCCAACACCGCACCTCAATGGAAGGCACACTATTTTTGGCGAAGTGGTTGAGGGGATGGATGTTGTTCGTAAGCTTGAAAATATTGCAACTGATGGGAGAGACATGCCGATGCAACCACAAAAAATTCTCAAAGCGTATTTAAAATAA
- a CDS encoding P-II family nitrogen regulator: MKKIEAIIKPFKLEEVKDALAGIEVTGMTVNEVKGYGRQQGHSELYRGAEYVVDFLPKIKLDIVVADENVDKVISTILEAAKTGKIGDGKIFVSDIQRIIRIRTAEENEDAI; the protein is encoded by the coding sequence ATGAAAAAGATCGAAGCAATTATAAAGCCGTTTAAACTTGAAGAAGTTAAAGACGCACTGGCAGGTATTGAAGTCACAGGCATGACTGTGAATGAAGTAAAAGGCTATGGAAGACAGCAAGGACACTCTGAACTGTATCGTGGAGCAGAGTATGTTGTAGATTTTTTGCCAAAGATTAAACTAGATATCGTTGTTGCTGATGAAAATGTAGACAAAGTCATTTCAACGATTTTAGAAGCCGCAAAGACCGGTAAAATAGGCGATGGTAAGATTTTTGTGAGCGATATTCAAAGAATTATTCGTATTAGGACAGCTGAAGAAAACGAAGATGCTATCTAA
- a CDS encoding ammonium transporter, protein MDQSHMHYIIDTFFLLFSSVLIIFMVPGFAMLEAGLVRSKNVSAVLTGNVMLYAITSFIFLLWGYNIMFGGSGFFLEGVIADGYSPYAYFLFQMAFVSKTVSIMSGGVSERIRIIPFMIFAVLMSGFIYPIVGNAIWGGGFLKEVHDLAGCTVIHSVGGWALLAGILVLGARRGRYSKEGQIRAIPASNIPLVTLGGMLLWIGWFGFNGGSAFHISSVEHADLVGLIIVNTNTAGLAGAIIAAMIVYVQYRKLDITMILNGALGGLVAITASADVVGLWEPIIIGAVGGTLVVFAIPLFDKFKIDDPVGALSVHLVNGIWGTIAVALFADFSLVTQLKGIALTGLFTFPISYIAFVIIKKVIGLRSDEEHEYVGLDLEECGLEAYPEFIKSKV, encoded by the coding sequence ATGGATCAATCTCATATGCACTATATTATTGACACCTTCTTCTTACTTTTCTCTTCTGTTCTAATTATCTTCATGGTACCAGGCTTTGCAATGCTTGAAGCGGGTCTTGTACGTAGCAAAAATGTCTCTGCGGTACTTACAGGCAATGTCATGCTTTATGCCATAACCTCTTTTATCTTTTTACTCTGGGGTTATAACATTATGTTTGGAGGAAGTGGTTTCTTTCTTGAAGGTGTGATTGCGGATGGGTATAGCCCTTATGCCTATTTTTTATTTCAAATGGCATTTGTGAGTAAAACGGTTTCCATTATGAGTGGAGGCGTTAGTGAGAGAATTCGTATTATTCCTTTTATGATTTTTGCAGTATTAATGAGTGGTTTTATCTATCCTATCGTTGGAAATGCTATTTGGGGTGGAGGATTTTTAAAAGAGGTCCATGATCTTGCAGGGTGTACTGTTATTCACTCCGTGGGAGGTTGGGCATTATTGGCGGGTATCTTGGTTTTAGGTGCTAGACGAGGTCGTTATAGCAAAGAAGGACAGATACGAGCAATTCCTGCTTCCAACATCCCACTGGTAACACTGGGAGGTATGCTTCTTTGGATTGGTTGGTTTGGTTTTAACGGAGGAAGCGCTTTTCATATCTCCAGTGTTGAACATGCTGACCTTGTGGGCTTAATTATCGTCAATACTAATACAGCAGGGCTCGCGGGTGCAATTATAGCTGCAATGATTGTGTATGTACAGTATCGAAAGCTTGATATTACGATGATCCTAAACGGTGCGTTGGGAGGACTTGTTGCCATTACTGCAAGCGCAGACGTAGTTGGCCTTTGGGAGCCAATTATCATTGGTGCTGTTGGCGGAACATTGGTCGTTTTTGCGATTCCTCTTTTTGATAAATTCAAAATTGATGACCCTGTAGGAGCTCTTTCTGTTCATTTGGTCAATGGTATTTGGGGAACGATTGCCGTAGCGCTTTTTGCTGATTTTTCACTGGTTACACAGCTCAAAGGGATTGCCTTAACAGGACTTTTTACCTTTCCTATCTCATACATTGCCTTTGTGATTATCAAAAAGGTTATCGGGCTTAGAAGTGATGAAGAACACGAATATGTAGGGCTTGATCTTGAAGAGTGTGGTCTGGAAGCGTATCCAGAATTTATTAAATCAAAAGTCTAA
- a CDS encoding aldo/keto reductase — protein sequence MEYRYIGKSGLRVTPICMGTMSFGSWSNKTESFKILDTAYDRGINFFDTAELYPVPPKESYAGVTEEIISEWLATKPRESIILATKIAGAANGWFVPPIRHGYTAIDRFHIQKAVEGSLKRLKTDYIDLYQVHWPDEIVPKEESMRAFDELIQSGKVRYIGTSNDTAYGLTKSNTISQYEKLARFESIQNNFSLLNPRFLDELANVCRKESISLLPYSPMAGGVLSGKYNQTFIDPKSRFGEYLQAGEPRQKAMYKRFVNDKSLTATAKYIEIAKKYGMSPVTLAIAWSMHFDFVASTIIGARYATQLEESFKALEIKLSPEVLNECEKVQKEILYPMG from the coding sequence ATGGAATATCGTTACATCGGGAAAAGTGGACTAAGAGTGACACCCATTTGTATGGGTACAATGAGCTTTGGCAGTTGGAGTAATAAGACAGAATCGTTCAAAATACTCGATACTGCGTATGATCGTGGCATTAATTTTTTCGATACGGCTGAACTTTATCCCGTTCCTCCCAAAGAGAGCTATGCTGGAGTCACTGAAGAGATTATCAGTGAATGGCTTGCAACAAAGCCTCGTGAAAGCATCATTTTAGCAACTAAAATTGCTGGAGCAGCAAACGGCTGGTTTGTGCCACCCATTCGTCATGGCTACACAGCAATCGATCGTTTTCATATTCAAAAAGCGGTTGAGGGAAGTTTAAAACGTCTCAAAACAGATTACATCGACCTTTATCAAGTCCACTGGCCTGATGAAATTGTGCCAAAAGAGGAGTCGATGCGAGCCTTTGATGAACTCATTCAATCTGGCAAAGTACGCTACATCGGCACATCCAATGACACAGCCTATGGGCTAACGAAATCAAATACAATCTCTCAATATGAAAAGCTAGCACGTTTTGAATCCATTCAAAACAACTTTTCACTGCTCAATCCTCGCTTCTTAGACGAACTTGCTAATGTCTGCCGCAAAGAGAGCATTTCGCTTCTTCCCTACTCGCCGATGGCAGGGGGCGTTTTGAGTGGAAAATATAACCAAACGTTTATTGATCCTAAAAGCCGTTTTGGAGAATATTTACAAGCAGGGGAGCCTAGACAAAAAGCGATGTATAAACGCTTTGTCAATGATAAATCCTTAACAGCAACAGCCAAATATATTGAGATTGCAAAAAAATACGGTATGAGCCCAGTAACACTTGCCATTGCTTGGAGCATGCACTTTGATTTTGTTGCTTCCACCATCATTGGAGCACGTTATGCGACACAACTTGAAGAGAGCTTTAAAGCCCTAGAGATTAAGCTCAGTCCTGAGGTCTTAAATGAATGTGAAAAGGTTCAAAAAGAGATTTTATACCCAATGGGGTAA
- the pyrC gene encoding dihydroorotase, translating to MTHTLFSPLDMHLHLRDETMLKVVAPLSAHSFAGGIIMPNVVPPITTIEAVLSYKERIISAIGNNVFDPLMTLFFRSDYTREFLEKAALHVKALKLYPSGITTNSEGGVASMDIETLRPVLEAMSDLGLVLCVHGETNGFVMDREKEFGSIYESLASAFPRLKIVMEHITTKESVALLDKYENLYATITLHHLLITLDDVAGGMLQPHLFCKPIAKRYEDRDALLHVSLKAHPKVMFGSDSAPHPIHKKECCGCAAGVFTAPIALQALVELFDKHNALASLQAFVSNNAQTIYGYKPLYKEVILEKVPFYVTHSYADVVPMFANETLAWSIKHVV from the coding sequence ATGACACATACACTTTTTTCTCCTTTAGATATGCATTTGCATTTACGTGATGAAACGATGCTCAAAGTGGTTGCTCCATTGAGTGCACACAGTTTTGCGGGCGGTATCATCATGCCCAATGTTGTTCCTCCTATTACGACCATTGAAGCGGTACTTTCCTATAAAGAGCGCATTATAAGCGCTATTGGCAACAATGTATTTGATCCTTTAATGACACTTTTTTTTCGTTCGGATTATACGCGTGAATTTTTAGAAAAAGCAGCTTTACATGTAAAAGCGTTGAAGCTCTATCCTTCTGGCATTACAACCAATTCTGAGGGCGGTGTGGCAAGCATGGATATTGAGACATTGCGCCCTGTTTTGGAAGCGATGAGCGATCTTGGGCTTGTTTTATGTGTGCACGGTGAAACAAATGGTTTTGTAATGGATCGTGAAAAAGAGTTTGGCTCCATTTATGAAAGTTTAGCTTCTGCCTTTCCTCGCCTCAAAATCGTTATGGAACACATCACTACCAAAGAGAGTGTGGCTCTTTTAGACAAATATGAAAACCTTTATGCAACGATCACACTTCATCACCTCTTGATAACGTTAGATGATGTTGCAGGTGGAATGCTTCAACCTCACCTTTTTTGTAAACCCATCGCCAAGCGTTATGAAGATCGCGATGCACTTTTACATGTAAGCCTTAAAGCACATCCTAAAGTGATGTTTGGAAGTGATTCTGCGCCGCATCCAATTCACAAAAAAGAGTGTTGCGGTTGCGCGGCAGGTGTTTTTACGGCACCGATTGCCTTGCAAGCTCTCGTAGAACTATTTGACAAACATAACGCATTAGCTTCACTACAAGCGTTTGTCAGTAACAATGCACAAACAATTTATGGCTATAAACCCCTATATAAAGAGGTTATTTTAGAAAAAGTACCCTTTTACGTCACACATAGTTATGCTGACGTTGTCCCTATGTTTGCTAACGAAACACTCGCTTGGAGTATTAAACATGTCGTATAA
- a CDS encoding response regulator transcription factor, with the protein MSYKILILEDNTLLLQTLEDFLGGHDYICTLVSSGKEALKQCYENKYDLYLLDVKVPDLSGFDFLKELRASGDRTPAIFVTSLSDQDSLTKGFMLGGDDYIKKPFDLGELLLRIKALLARAKGIVDDWLEIDDEYKLNLARKRLFHNQEELDINLKDFELLYLLVKERGKVVTKEMIHERLWSSSEEINEGSIRVYINNLKKIFGKDSILNIRGIGYRFEK; encoded by the coding sequence ATGTCGTATAAAATTCTTATTTTAGAAGACAACACACTGCTTCTTCAAACACTGGAAGATTTTTTAGGTGGGCATGATTATATTTGTACTTTGGTTTCAAGCGGAAAAGAGGCACTGAAACAGTGTTATGAAAACAAGTATGATCTTTATCTGTTAGATGTTAAAGTTCCAGATCTTAGTGGGTTCGATTTTTTAAAGGAACTTCGTGCATCGGGTGATCGTACCCCTGCGATTTTTGTGACGTCCTTAAGCGATCAAGATAGCCTTACAAAAGGTTTTATGTTAGGTGGTGATGATTATATTAAAAAGCCTTTTGATCTTGGAGAACTTTTGTTACGCATTAAAGCACTTTTAGCACGTGCAAAAGGGATTGTGGATGATTGGCTCGAAATTGATGATGAGTATAAGCTCAACCTTGCACGTAAACGTCTTTTTCACAATCAAGAAGAGCTTGACATCAATCTCAAAGATTTTGAATTGCTCTATTTGTTGGTCAAAGAGCGAGGTAAAGTTGTGACCAAAGAGATGATCCATGAAAGGCTTTGGAGCAGTAGTGAAGAGATCAATGAAGGATCAATCAGAGTTTACATCAATAATCTGAAAAAGATTTTTGGCAAAGATAGCATTTTAAATATCCGAGGAATTGGGTATCGTTTTGAGAAGTAG
- a CDS encoding sensor histidine kinase, producing the protein MRSSDRIFFIRSVLAFSVAICFVALFGIALWEYLEESKVWFIVPLLVTSLIIGYLIVSYTLSSLFKTNRFLDILLKDTLHELNIPLSVINANLQMLQADEQDVKKLKRLERIELASKDLYTLYQEVDYYIKKEIQSDVREKFYLDELVTKVVEKQKEMANGVDIFYNVLHVELFADKHGLAKVISNLVHNALKYNQNHNPLSIFQEEDTLIIKDQGIGMSEAELFLAFNRYYQGDTTKEGYGIGLSLVKAYCDEFKIAMRINSQKNVGTEVILDIAYLLNKK; encoded by the coding sequence TTGAGAAGTAGTGATAGAATTTTTTTTATTCGCTCCGTTTTAGCTTTTAGTGTTGCTATCTGTTTTGTAGCCCTCTTTGGCATTGCTTTATGGGAATATCTAGAAGAAAGCAAAGTTTGGTTTATTGTACCTTTGTTGGTTACTTCTTTAATCATCGGATATCTCATCGTCTCTTATACCCTTTCATCTTTGTTTAAAACAAACCGTTTTCTCGATATTTTGCTCAAAGACACACTTCATGAGCTTAACATTCCTCTTTCTGTCATCAATGCCAATCTTCAAATGCTCCAAGCTGATGAGCAAGATGTTAAAAAGCTCAAGCGCTTAGAACGCATTGAATTAGCCAGTAAAGACTTGTATACGCTTTATCAAGAGGTGGATTATTATATTAAAAAAGAGATTCAATCCGATGTTCGAGAGAAATTTTATCTAGATGAACTCGTAACGAAAGTCGTTGAAAAACAAAAAGAGATGGCTAATGGGGTGGATATTTTTTATAATGTTTTACATGTAGAGCTCTTTGCGGATAAACATGGTCTAGCCAAAGTCATTTCTAATTTGGTTCATAATGCTTTGAAATACAACCAAAATCATAACCCTCTTTCTATTTTTCAAGAAGAAGATACGCTTATCATTAAAGACCAAGGTATTGGTATGAGTGAGGCAGAGCTCTTTTTGGCATTTAATCGTTATTATCAGGGGGATACGACAAAAGAAGGATATGGTATAGGGCTCAGTCTTGTAAAGGCATATTGTGATGAGTTTAAAATAGCCATGCGTATTAATTCTCAAAAAAATGTGGGTACAGAGGTCATATTGGATATAGCATATCTCTTGAATAAAAAATGA
- a CDS encoding PilZ domain-containing protein: MENEVVSQSDKEKFLATSELFLKEFEEKFIDYFTCLCISYDKVITKEEAKEVALAIYQGLFKCDYDIGELREDVFVHMRQDGVMIGFLINRSMFYLIENYITFTKMHDMTPQIELLIGCVSRFINLIESEVTPKVCNFTGAFDMSFSNDVMFSPTNNIIETFNQMKQEKQSVVFLNLYKGVPVSSEATVVDIEGENVTFKIDQLQEIAMKLDGQAFIVKNDYFNKHLKADIVYSNFQTNTVVLTNFIYLLNMPALQREFIRVHPDIVKRSAELVSF; the protein is encoded by the coding sequence ATGGAAAATGAAGTCGTTTCTCAAAGTGACAAAGAGAAGTTTTTAGCCACATCAGAACTTTTTCTAAAAGAGTTTGAAGAGAAGTTTATAGACTATTTTACCTGTCTGTGTATCAGTTATGATAAGGTAATTACGAAAGAAGAGGCAAAAGAGGTTGCTTTGGCAATCTATCAAGGGCTCTTCAAGTGTGATTATGACATTGGTGAGCTTAGAGAAGATGTTTTTGTACATATGCGTCAAGATGGTGTGATGATAGGGTTTCTTATCAATCGAAGCATGTTTTATTTGATTGAAAATTATATTACCTTTACAAAAATGCATGATATGACACCACAAATTGAGCTTTTAATTGGGTGTGTGAGTAGATTTATTAATCTAATAGAAAGTGAAGTAACGCCTAAAGTATGTAATTTTACTGGAGCATTTGATATGAGCTTTAGTAATGATGTTATGTTCTCTCCAACCAATAATATTATTGAAACATTTAATCAAATGAAACAAGAAAAGCAGAGTGTTGTTTTCCTCAACCTTTATAAAGGTGTTCCTGTTAGCTCAGAAGCAACGGTAGTTGATATTGAAGGTGAAAATGTCACTTTTAAAATTGACCAATTGCAGGAAATTGCAATGAAGCTTGATGGTCAAGCCTTTATTGTCAAAAATGATTATTTTAATAAACATCTAAAAGCAGATATTGTTTATAGTAATTTTCAAACAAATACAGTGGTGTTAACCAACTTTATTTATTTACTCAATATGCCAGCCCTTCAACGAGAGTTTATCAGGGTACATCCTGATATTGTCAAGCGAAGCGCAGAACTGGTCAGTTTTTAG